The DNA segment TCTTCAAGGTATTCTCTTCGGTGGCTGTCGTGTGGCAACCGGTTCTGTGGGGACTTATCGTGATTACGATTACCATCGGTAACCTCTTTGCCGTGCGTCAGAAAAACCTCAAACGCTTCATGGCCTTCTCGTCGATTTCGCAAGCCGGATACATTCTGTTGGGTGTCATTGCCGGTTCGGCTGTGGGCATGACCTCGCTCATCTATTATGTGCTGGTGTATGTCTTCTCCAACTTGGCCGTCTTCGGTGTGATTTCTGTTATCGAGAATGCGACGGGTAAGGTCGGCATGGACGATTACAACGGTCTCTACCGCACCAACCCCAAGTTGAGCGTGGCCATGATGCTGGCTCTTTTCTCGCTGGCCGGTATTCCTCCCTTCGCCGGATTTTTCAGCAAGTTCTTCATCTTCTATGCCGCCGTCGAGGAGGGATTCTATGTATTGGTGTTCATCGCCTTGCTCAATACCATCATCTCTCTCTACTACTATCTGCTGGTGGTGAAGGCGATGTTTATCCGTCAGGACGATTGCGTGATACCCACTATCCAGAGCGACGGCGCCTCGAAACTCAGCATTTCGCTCTGCGTGCTTGGCGTGCTGTTGGTGGGATTGATCAGCGGTATCTATTCGTCGATTACCCCCTTATCGTTCGGAATGTAATTTTGTAATTGATTATAACGACGACAGGTGCAGGCGGCAGAACGTAGGTTTTGCCGCCTGCCGTTTTTTTCTCCCGCCGGCAATGCGTGGCGGATTGGAAGTGTGACCAGTATGATGAATTTCCACTTTCGGTGTCGGGGGCTTTGTGCCGCTCCGCAGCCGAGGCCGTGGGGTATTGGGAGTCGGCTGGTACAAAAAAAGCGACGTTCGATGAAGAACGTCGCTTGTCGAATAAAGGTTTACAAAGATAACGGGTCGTTTTTTCCGAATCGCCCGTGGGGCGTGCCAGTTACTGAACACCTGCCGTTTCGACCTCTTTGTTGATTTTCTTGATGAGGCCTTGCAGTACGCTGCCGGGACCTACTTCGGTAAACGAGGTGGCGCCGTCGGCAATCATGTTGAGTACCGATTGTGTCCAGCGAACGGGAGCCGTAAGTTGGGCTATCAGGTTGGCTTTGATGGCGGCGGGATCGGTGACAGCCTGTGCGCTCACGTTTTGGTAAACGGGGCATTTCGGCTCGAAGAATTGGGTGTGGGCGATGGCTTCGGCCAGTTCGGCACGGGCCGGCTCCATGATGGGCGAGTGGAAGGCCCCGCCCACTTTCAGTTTCAGAGCACGTTTGGCACCGGCGGCGAGCATCTTTTCGCAAGCAGCGTCGATGCCTTTTTCGTCGCCCGAGATAACGACTTGTCCCGGGCAGTTATAGTTGGCGGGAACGACAACGCCTTCGGTGACCGAAGCGCAAATCTCTTCGATTTTCTCATCGGGGAGAGCCAAGACGGCGGCCATCGTCGAGGGCGTGGCTTCGCAGGCTTTCTGCATGGCGCGGGCACGGGCGGCAACCAGGCGCACACCGTCTTCGAACGAGAGGGCACCGGCAGCTACAAGTGCCGAAAATTCACCGAGCGAGTGGCCGGCTACCATTTCGGGGCAGAAGGCGTCGCCCATGGTTTTGGCAAGAATCACCGAGTGCAGGAAGATGGCGGGTTGCGTCACTTTGGTTTGGCGCAGATCCTCGTCGGTACCGGCAAACATCAGGTCGGTGATGCGGAAGCCTAATATCTCGTTGGCTTTCTCAAACATGGCTTTGGCTTCGCTGTTGTTGTCATACAGCTCTTTGCCCATACCTACGAATTGGGCGCCTTGTCCCGGAAATACAAATGCTTTCATAATTGTCAGGTTAAAATGTTTTTGTTAAAAACTGCACAAAGGTAGTTATTTTTTATCGAAAAGTACATTTTTGGCCGAGAATCGCGCCCGGAATCTTTTTTGTGACCTGCTTCCCGACACCAAAAGGGCGCTTTCGGGGCGTGTCGGGACTTCTTGCAGGGGCAAGAGAAGAACAATGGAAAAGTTTCTGAGAAAACTTTGGGAATATCTGCGCGTTTCTATTGGGGTATTTTCGTTATCTTTGCGGCAAATTCAATCGGAATATATGATAAAAAAGAGTTTGTTGATAGGTGCATTTTGTTTTCCCCTCGTTTTGTGGGCACAGGCACCCGCTGAGATGACCGAGCGGGTCGAGTTGATTCCTTACGGTGATATGGAGCGCTGGACGACGCGCGTCATCAAGGAGTCGGCCCTGCTGGGCGGTGCCACCAAGGAGGTATATCACTTAGGCCCTGAGCAGACCATCACCGGCGCCGAGCCGTGGGTGCGGGAGTCGAGCGACTCCCCGTGGGGCGGGTCGAGCGTGTGGGCCAGCCCCGTGGGTATCGACAAGGTGAGCGTTACCGTCTTTCCCGAGGAGCGAGAGCCGGGAAACCGGTGTGCGCGGCTCGAAGTGCGCAAGGAGACCTGCAAGGCTCTCGGTATGGTGAACATTACGGTGGTCGCCACCGGTTCGGTGTTTCTGGGTGCGGTAAAAGAGCCCGTGAAGAATGCCAAGAATCCGCAAGGGAAACTCGACCAGGGAATTCCTTTTACTCAACGACCCAAAGCGTTGCAACTCGACTATAAATTGCAGTTGGCCGACCAGTTGGTGAAGGCCACCGGCCTCCGCTCGTCGGAGATTGAAGGCAAGGACAATGCCGAGATAAGCCTCTATCTCATACAACGCTGGGAAGACGAGGAGGGCAATGTCTATGCCCGTCGGGTGGGAACGGCCTACCACAAGTTTGCCGAGTCTGTTGCCGAGTGGCAGAACGGCTATCGCATACCCATCTATTACGGCGACATCAGCCAGGAATCTTGTTACACCCCCGAGATGGCACTTGTCTTGCCCGACGGCCCCCGCTACACGACCAACAGCCGGGGCGAGAATGTGCCCATACAGGTGGTGGGTTGGGCCGACGCCGATGCACAGCCCACGCATCTGATGCTGCGCATCTCTTCGGGCGACAAGGGCGCTTTTATAGGTGCTGTGGGTACCTGCTTCTGGATAGACAATGTTTCGCTCGTGTATTGAGCGGTTAGGTGCAAAAGTACGGATTGTGCCTCCCTGCCATAGACATGAGAAATGATATAAACAACGGGCTGCATAAGATGCAGCCCGTTGTTTTATCGCTTATGCTGTTTTTCTATTTCTTTGAGCGTAATTCCCATGACATAATAGTGTGGGAGTCTATCGAAAATCTCTTCTGTCATTTCTGCGGTAATGTTTCCGTAGCATGAGCGGGACATGTTGTGCTTCTCATCGAAGAAGTAAGAGTTGTAGATAATGAGAGGAATTTCTTGCGTATTTTCCGTTATCGGGGCAATTTCGAATGTGCGAAAATCGTATATGGGTTTTTTGTTTTGAGGGAGGGCCTCAATTTTTACTTGTTTGTTAATCGACCCAAGAGGACAGCTCATGGTGATGGTCACGGTAGAATCGCTTTCCGGTGTAACGTATATGCTCATCTGATTTAGTGTCCAATATTTCGCCTTTTTTGAGATGTCGAGGTTAAGAGACTTTATGAATGCAGCACGTTCATCGGCCTTTTCAGGCAGGTCTTGCCGGTTTCGTCCTATTTTGAAATTGGCGATACGGTTGGTTTTTTCCCCGAGTCTGTATTCATCGATATAGAAGTTGATATTGTATTCTTTTTGGTCGAGTTCGCTCAAATCGAAATGGGCTATGTGTATGTCCATTTCTTCGAGGACATTTATGATATCTGTGTGGGTAATCTTGTCAGCTTTTATGCGAGGCTCTTTCTCTTTGGCATTGATGGGTAATAATAAGCTTGCAAATAATAATGTCAGGAATAAGTGTTTCATGATTTTAGGGTATTGGATTTTATATGTTAGACGCACTATAAACAGAAAGGTTACACCTTGCTGCAAAATTAGTTTATACATTTTTTTCAACCTACTATAATGTAATTTTTTTTTCGACAGAATATTATCCGGCACAAATGGCCATTGTACCAAGGGAGCTGTCCTGACCATGATATGCGGGCGAGGGCCGGCAAGAAATTTTGCCGGCCCTCGCCTGTTGATAAATTGGGGGGTGAATTATTTCTCCCGCTTGTCGAGCCGGATACCTATTACATAGTAGTGGGGCGACAACGTGAAGACTTCTTCGCTCATACTGGCTGTAATGTCGCCGTAGCAAGAGCGGCATATGTCGATTTTCGGATCGAACCAGAAGGAGTTGTAAATGGCCAAGGGTATCACCTGCCGTTGTTGGTCGGTAAGAGGTGCTATGGCGAAGGGGCGGAAATCATAGCGTATCAGCTTGTAGTAATATTGGGGTACGGCCTGCAACCGCACTTCTTTTATCGCATTCCTTCGCGGTGTGCGAATAACTATTTTTGAGATACTGTCGTTTTTGGGTACGAGATAGATGTTCATTTTATCAATGTGCCAGCGTGTGGCTTTTCTCGGAACATCGAGATTTTTCTTTTTGATAAATTCTTTGCGCTTGTCGGCATCTTCGGGTAGGGGTTGCCAGTTGTCTCCGATGGTAAGTTCGTAGTCGCGTTTTACTTTTTTACCATTCTTGTATTCGTCGATGTAGAGGGTGAGTTTGTAGGTCTCGTTGCGAAGTGCGCTCAGGTCGAAGTTTGCAATTTTTACCCCCATAGCATCGAATATGTTGTACACATTGTCGGTGGGATAGATGATTTCTACCGACCGTTCTTTTTTTTGTGCCGCCAGCGGGAGAAGAACGGTTGCCAGCAGGCCGATAAGCAACAGGCGTTTCATGGTTGTTGTGGTTTTCGGGTTTTTGTTATTTCAAAGAAGAGAAGGGTTCTCGGGAGAATGTGATGCGGGTTACTCCGTCAGCGTGTCGATGACCCGGAAGAATGCCACCTTGGGTTGTTGCAGCGTATCGAAGAGCAGCGGGTAGTCGCGGCGCCCCTTTACGGGGTGGTTGTTGAGCCAGGTGTGGTTGTCGGCGATGCCCCACAGGGTAACCGACGAAATCTTGTCGCTGTTGCGGCGGAATACCTCGAAAAAGCGGGCGTAAGCCTCGGCCTGCCGTCGGCTTGTCTCGGCATCGTAGGGGAGGGTGGCCGTGGTCGCCTGGCGGGCGCCGTCGTGATAGTTGCCGTAGATGGTGAGGTCGAGCTCGGTGATGTGTATGTCGAGTCCCAGCATGGCAAAGGAGTCGACGGCTGTCTGTATCTGTTCGGCGGTAACCGCGTTGTTCCAGTGGGCCTGCATACCCACACCGTCGATGGGTACCCCCTCGGCCAGCAGCTGGCGCAGCATGGTGAGGGTGCGTTGCAACTTGTCGGGGTAGACGAGGCTGTAATCGTTGTAGAAGAGTTTCATGTCGGGGCGTATGCGATGGGCCGTGCGGAAAGCCCAGGCAATGTAATCGGCTCCGCAGATGCGGTACCACGGCGAGTCTTGACGGTAGATGCTCCCTTCGCCGTCGCGCTCGGCGATGGCCTCGTTCACGACGTCCCAGCAGAAGACGGTGCTGTCGAAGTGGGTGAGTACGGCGCGCATATAGGCTTCGGTGCGGCGGTAGAGTGCAGCCGAGTCGAGGTCGTTGCCGTTCTCGTCTTTGAAAAATGCGGCGGGCGCGTTGTGCCATATCAAGGTGTGTCCCCGCACTTTCATGCCGTTTTCGCGGGCAAAGTCGACGATGCGGTCGGCAGCGGCCCAGCGGTAGGCGGCACTGTCGTCGCCCGTCCACAGGGCATACATCTTCATGGCGTTCTCGGCGGTAAGGGTATTGACCTGCCCTTTCAGCAGTTCGCCCTCCGGGCCTTGCAGCTGGTGGGGCTCGACGGCCGCGCCTATGTAGAACAGGCCGTCGGCGGCGCCGGAGAGTGAGGGTGTCGGGGTGCCGGTCTGTGCGAAGAGCGGGGCGCAGCAACAGAACGCACCCGAGAGAATAAGACGTCGGAATAAGTGCATAACAAGGTGAATATGATTTTATACAAAGATATGTTTTTTTCTCTCTCCCAAAAGAAAGGAGAAACCCCGTTGTGATTTTTTTTGACAGGGTTTCTCCTTCGTTGTAACCTTTTTCAATCTTGGGAAAGAGACCTTGGCCTTTTTCCTCGAACTTATAACGGAAAAAACACAAAAACTGTTTGGTCGGGGCGGTGGGGCGACCTGTGTGCGGGGTGCGTTTCCAAAGCCCTTTGACCATAAGACCTGCAAATGGGCCGAAGGTTACATCGGCCGGTCGATATTTAACAGTTTTTACCGAAATCGTTTTCTCCTGTTATCGGCTTAGGACAGGGCCGGCACAAGGTATTTACACAGGGCATATCCGCCGAAGAGGAGCCACAGGTAGATGATGCCGGCCAGATAGAAGGGCTTGGCACCGGCTTGTTTGAACTTGTCGATGCTGGTCTCGGCACCGAGGGCGGTCATGGCCATGGTGAGCAGGAAGTTGTCGAAGCTGTTGATGGCGCTGATGCCGGTGCTCATCACCTCCGCGGGTATGAAGGTGAACGATTGCAGCAGCGAGTTGAGGGCAATGACCAGCAGGAATCCGAAGGCGAACCAGGGAACCGATATCTTGCTCTTTCCGTCGGCGGCAACGTCGGTGTGGCGGGCGCGGCGCACACGGGCTATGATGTAGCTCATGATGAGCAGCACGGGAGCCAGCATCATGACGCGAATCATTTTGGTGATGGTGGCTTGGTCGGCCAGGTGCAGGGCGCCGTCGGGGTCCATGGCGTTGCCGGCGCCTACCACATGGGCAACCTCATGCAGGGTCGAACCGGCATAGATGGCCATCTCCTGCGGCGAGAGGTCGAAGACGCCGGTGCGGTAGAGTATGGGATAGAGGAACATCGAGAGCGTACCAAAGATGACCACCGTCGACACGGCAATGGCGGTCTTGTGCGGGGCGCATTTCACAACGGGCTCGGCACCCAGCACGGCGGCTGCTCCGCAAATGGCGCTTCCGGTCGAAACCATGAGCGAAGTCTTCTCGTCCATCTTCATCAACCGGCCGGCCACCACGCCCAAAAGCAGGGTTATGACGATGACGATGACGTCGATGATGATGGCGGGCAGTCCGATGGCAAGTACCTGTTGGAAGGTGAGGCGGAAACCGTAGAGAACGATACCCGTGCGCAGAATCTGTTTGGTGCAGAATTTGATGCCGGGAACCCAGGTCTCGGGAATGTAGTTGCGCAGGCTGTTGGCATATATCATACCTAAGATGATACCCACGATGAGCGGGCTGAGCGACAGGTCTTTGACCCATTGGAACTCGCTGATGTAAAAGGCCGAGAAAGAAAACAGGGCCATGAGGAGTATGCCATGCGAGACGGCGGCTTTCTGTTCCGAAATCATAGATGATGGGATTAAGATTTTTTTGAGACGGCAAAAATACAAAATAAACTGGAATCTGCCTTTTCATTGACGGCGGGGAGATGGACGGAAACCGTATTTTTTTTCATGGAAAAGAGATTGTTTTGTCATCATATTGTCACAACTGGAATCTATTTTTGCCCTCGAAAAAGGAGGCAGAAAGGTTTGTGAGATTCTGTCGTAGGTTTCGTAGGAGTCATAGCCTCCTGTGACAAGGTAAAAGATTGTTATTGTTTTTTCGTTATAGTGTGTTGAAGGAGCTTCTCTGTCGAAGAGCGGCTCTTTTGTTGTATGGTCGTGTATGTGCCATGTTACAATCTTGTTACATTTTGCGGTTTGCGCATCTGCCTGCAAACAGTTTCGCACGGAATCGCGTATATTTGCGAGACGTAATTCTAAAAACAACTTGCGTAGAAATGGAACAGAAGCATACCTACACGGGTCTGACCGATGAACAGGTCGCCGAGAGCCGTCGTTTGCACGGGGAAAATGTGTTGACTCCGCCCAAGAAAAAATCGGTGTGGATACTTTTCTTGGAAAAATTCAATGACCCCATCATCAAGATATTGTTGATAGCCCTGTTGCTTTCGGTGGGTGTGGCCGTGTATGAGTTTGTGAGTCTCGGACATGGAGCCGAAGTCTTTTTCGAGCCGGCGGGTATTTTTGTGGCGGTGATACTGGCCACGGCCGTAGGCTTCTTCTTTGAATTGAGCGCCAACAAGAAATTCGACATACTCAATCAGGTCAATGACGATGTGCCGGTGAAGGTGATTCGCAACGGCAATATCTGTGAAATATCCAAGAAAGAGGTCGTTGTCGACGATATTGTCGTACTCGAACTGGGCGAGGAGGTGCCGGCCGATGCCGTGTTGCTCGAAAGCGTCTCGCTGCAAATCAACGAGTCGACCCTCACCGGTGAGCCGGTGGTCTCCAAAACCACCAATGAAGACGACTTCGATGCCGATGCCACCTATCCGTCGAACGAGGTGTTGCGAGGAACCACCGTGGTCGACGGGCACGGCGTGTGCCGCATCACCGCCGTGGGTGACGCCACCGAGTATGGCAAGGTGTATGAGGGCTCGCAGATACAGAACGATACCAAGACGCCTCTCAACCGCCAGCTCGACGGGCTGGGACGTCTCATCTCTTATGCCAGCTACACGATAGCCGGCCTGATTATTGTGGCGCGGCTCGTCTTGTTCTTCATGCAGAACACTTCGCCCGACTGGACCGAGACGCTTACCTACATCTTCCAGACCCTCATGATTGCCATCACGCTCGTCGTGGTTTCGGTGCCCGAGGGATTGCCCATGAGCATCGTGCTGAGCCTGGCGTTGAGCATGAAACGCATGCTGGCCACCAACAACCTGGTGCGCAAGATGCACGCCTGCGAGACGATGGGGGCGGTGTCGGTCATCTGCACCGACAAGACCGGTACCCTCACCAAGAACCAGATGCAGGTGGCTCAGGCCGATTTCTGGGCGCTGGGTGACCGCTCGCTCTCCGACAACGAACTGGGCAACCTCATACGCGAAGGCATTGCCGTCAACTCGACCGCTTTCCTCGATGAGTCCGGTGAGAAACCCCGTGTCATCGGCAACCCCACCGAAGGGGCGTTGCTCTTGTGGTTGAAGGCACAAGGCGAGAATTACCTCACGCTGCGCGAAGAGGCTGCGGTGTCCGACCAGTTGACGTTCTCGACCGAACGCAAATATATGGCCACCATCGTCGAGTCGCCTCTCTTGGGCAAAAAGGTGCTGTATGTCAAGGGGGCTCCCGAGATTGTCCTGGGAGAGAGCCGCCGCGCCCTCACCGCGAAGGGCTTGATACCGGCGGCCGATTACAAGACGACGGTCGATGAGCAACTTCTCGCTTACCAGTCGCAGGCCATGCGCACCTTGGGATTTGCCTATCAGATTCTCGACGATGACCAGCCCCGTTTTGCCGACGGCCGGTTGTGCAACGTCGACCTCACCTTTATCGGCATCGTCGCCATTTCCGACCCTGTGCGCGACGATGTCCCCGCCGCCATCAAGTCGTGCCTCGACGCAGGTGTGGCGGTGAAGATTGTTACCGGCGACACGCCGGGAACCGCCCGGGAGATAGGCCGCCAGATAGGCTTGTGGCTTCCGTCCGACAGTGACGCCAACCTGATGACCGGCGTGCAGTTTGCTGCTACGTCCGATGAGGAACTCTTGCGTCGCCTGCCCGACATAAAGATTATCTCCCGTGCCCGTCCCATGGACAAGGAGCGGCTCGTGCGCCTCTTGCAGAAACTCGGCTATGTCGTGGCGGTGACCGGTGACGGTACCAACGATGCTCCGGCCCTCAATGCCGCACAGGTGGGCCTTTCGATGGGCGACGGCACGACAGTGGCCAAGGAGGCGAGCAGCATCACGATTCTCGACAACTCGTTCCGCAGCATCACGCGGGCGGTGATGTGGGGGCGTTCGCTTTACCAGAACATACAACGCTTCCTCCTTTTCCAGATGACTGTCAACGTGGTGGCCTGTCTCATCGTGCTCATCGGCGCGTTCCTCGGCACGCAATCGCCGCTCACCGTCACGCAGATGTTGTGGGTGAACCTCATCATGGATACCTTTGCCGCCATGGCGCTGGCCTCCCTGCCGCCGAGCGAACGGGTGATGAAAGACAAGCCCCGCCGCCAGACCGATTTCATCATCACCCGACCGATGGCCATCGACATTATCGGCATAGGCGTGTTCTTTGTCTTGATACTTTTCGGACTGTTGCAGTATTTCAAATACGAGGAGGTGACCTCTCTTGCCCAGTTTGACGTGCGGGCGTTTTTTGCCGACTATTTCCGTTTCGAGAATGTCGCTCATGCCCTTTCGCCCTATGAGCTGACCGTCTTCTTTACCGTGTTTGTCATGTTCCAGTTCTGGAATATGTTCAATGCCAAGGCTTTTGCCACCAACGCGTCGGCGTTGTGCGGGCTTTCCCATAGCCAGACGTTTGTGGGGGTGGCCGCCATCATCTTGGTGGGGCAGATAATCATCGTTTCCGTGGGCGGACAGATGTTTGGCGTTACGCCGCTGCCGGTGATGGACTGGATTTATATCATCGTGTCTACCTCGTTTATCTTGTGGCTCGGTGAGTTGTACCGGTTGGTGAAGAAACTTTTCAAAGTGAAATTCTGATACATCGCCGGTATGGCTCCGGCGAAATGCAGAAGGCGGGAACCTCGGGTTCCCGCCTTCTCTGTGTTGTTATAGGGGCGATGACCGGCCTATGTGGTGAGCGTGGTGACAAACATGGGGTACTTTCCGTGTCCGGTCTTGAAGCCCAGCGATTCGTAGAAGGCTACGCCGTCTTCATAGGAGACGAGCAGTATGCGCAGGTAGTCTTTGTATCGGTCGAGCACCCGGCGGGTCAGTTCCCGGCCTATGCCGTGACCCTGGTACTCGGGGTCGACGAGCAGATAGTGGATATAAGCGGTCATGATGCTGTCGTCGAGTACGTTGATGAGGCCGACGAGCCGCTGGCCGTCCCAGGCCGAGAGTACGGTGTCGGAGTTGCGCAGGGCGACGACCAACCGGTCGGGGTAGGCTCCCGACGACCATTTGACCGAGAGGAACAGCCGTTCCAGCTCTTCGGCGGTGAACTCTTTCGTCTCTTTGTATTCGATAGTCATGATGGGGTAGTTTTGTGCAGGACTCAACGGGGATTTTTGTCTGCCGGGTTATTCGTCTTTGTTTTTGAGGAAGTAGCTTTGCGATTTAAGCAGGTTGCGGGCTTGGAGCACCATCGACTTGGTTTCGTTGAGTATCGAGAGGTAGAGCATGCAGGCTTTTGTGCTGCTCTTCTCGTCCATGCGGCGCAGTTGGCTCTTGATGGCGGCTACGATGGTGTCGAACAGGCGGTCGCGCATGTCGAGGACCTTGTCGAGGTCGGTGAAGTCTTTGCTGCGCATCATTTCATTGATGTGTGTAAAAATTTCGTCGACGCCGTCGTTTACATGCATGAGGTCGGCCACTTGTTCTTTGGTGAAGCCGGTGTGGTTGTTGTCGATGTGCTCAAAAGCCGGTCGGGTGATGTGTATCAGCGCTTTGGTCACCTCGGAGAGGTAATCGACCACTTGCACATAGAAGTGACCCGAATTGATGTGGTTCTTTTCGAGTTTCCGCAGGGTGTTGATGACTTCATATTTGCGGGTATGTGCCTCTTTGTAGAGGGCGTTCGACTCGGTTACCATCTCGCGCAGCACTTTGCGGTTTTCTTTGAAAACGGCCACCAGGGTGCGGTTGTAGATGCGGGAGATTTCTTCCATTGTGCGGCAAACCTCTTCGATGCAGTTGTAGAGAATGTCTTCGGTGGTGTCGGTCTGCGATATGGTGAGTTTCCGATCTTGGCGCGCTTTGGTTTTTTTCGATTGTTGTTTGCGGAAGGTGAAACTGCGGATTACCGAGTAGATGCCGACTCCCGAGGCCAACACGACGGCCACCCAGCCACCGACAAGGAGAATGAGTGTGAATACCGATGAGATGAGCAGGGCGGCAAAGGCCGTGATAAACCAGCCCGATATGACGGTCATCACCCCGGTGATGCGGTACACGGCACTTTCGCGTCCCCAGGCACGGTCGGCCAAGGAGGAGCCCATCGACACCATGAAGACGACATAGGTCGTCGAGAGGGGAAGTTTGAGTGAGGTGGCAATGGAGATGAGCACGGCCGACGAGGTGAGGTTGACGATGGCGCGTATCAGGTCGAACGATGCTTCGGTGTTACGCTCCTCGGGCGGCAGCGGTTCAAATCGCTTGTCGATGGCCTGTTGCACGCGGTGTGGCACATAGTGGGTGTACCACTTGTTTATGATGAGTGCCATGCGCACAAGACCTCTCGATATGAGGGTGGAATTGAACCGTTCCTGTTCTTCGTTCTGTGAGGAGAGCGACAACTCGGTTTGAGCCACATGGCGCGCCTCCTTGGAGAGGAAGAGGG comes from the Candidatus Caccoplasma merdavium genome and includes:
- a CDS encoding inorganic phosphate transporter — its product is MSPIFTFIVIVLGLLAIANIIVGVANDAINFLNAAWGSRVARYRTILIVASTGILIGTLTSNGMMEVARSGVFYPENFTFPEVMTLFLGMMLGNVILFNVFNTLGLPTSTTVSMVFGLLGAALAVAGYNIYISPDVGINSLSHYVNSGKALVIISGILSSVVIAFTTGITLMYISRIIFSFRYAKMIKRLGALWCGISVTGIIYFALFKGLNNSGLIPDNFNAFVHDHTFLFLFLLWLAVSLVLWILQLLRVNIMKVTILSGTFALALAFAGNDLVNFIGVPIAGYDSYQIARAAGDENIYMAALTQPATANFTLLIIAGIIMVITLFLSKEARHVAQTELSLSSQNEEQERFNSTLISRGLVRMALIINKWYTHYVPHRVQQAIDKRFEPLPPEERNTEASFDLIRAIVNLTSSAVLISIATSLKLPLSTTYVVFMVSMGSSLADRAWGRESAVYRITGVMTVISGWFITAFAALLISSVFTLILLVGGWVAVVLASGVGIYSVIRSFTFRKQQSKKTKARQDRKLTISQTDTTEDILYNCIEEVCRTMEEISRIYNRTLVAVFKENRKVLREMVTESNALYKEAHTRKYEVINTLRKLEKNHINSGHFYVQVVDYLSEVTKALIHITRPAFEHIDNNHTGFTKEQVADLMHVNDGVDEIFTHINEMMRSKDFTDLDKVLDMRDRLFDTIVAAIKSQLRRMDEKSSTKACMLYLSILNETKSMVLQARNLLKSQSYFLKNKDE